The Mugil cephalus isolate CIBA_MC_2020 chromosome 19, CIBA_Mcephalus_1.1, whole genome shotgun sequence genome has a window encoding:
- the barhl1b gene encoding barH-like homeobox 1b, protein MEASANGSSFGIDSLLSHRPGSPVSKGDSLVGECRSPLEFSPRSDVESGCSSPPSPRRECVDEVAQRQGHGVGLPPHLQHAQISAGSQQRTVTSSFLIRDILADCKPLAACAPYSSNGQPTQEAGRLASKIADDFMEKIHSNSSSDSEYKVKEEGDREISSSRDSPQVRLKKPRKARTAFTDHQLAQLERSFERQKYLSVQDRMELAASLNLTDTQVKTWYQNRRTKWKRQTAVGLELLAEAGNYSALQRMFPSPYFYPQSLVSNLDPGAALYLYRGPSAPPPALQRPLVPRILLHGLQGGSEPPPPPPLPPMSGVLSRPTQQR, encoded by the exons ATGGAGGCGTCCGCCAATGGGTCCAGTTTTGGCATCGACTCGCTGCTTTCCCACAGGCCGGGAAGTCCGGTGTCCAAGGGGGACAGTCTGGTGGGGGAGTGCCGCTCGCCTCTGGAGTTCAGCCCGCGATCAGACGTGGAGAGCGGCTGCTCGTCGCCTCCGTCGCCGAGGAGGGAGTGTGTGGACGAGGTAGCCCAGAGGCAAGGTCACGGCGTCGGCTTGCCGCCTCACCTGCAGCACGCACAGATATCTGCGGGGTCGCAGCAGAGGACCGTGACCTCCTCGTTCCTCATCAGAGACATTCTCGCGGACTGTAAGCCCCTGGCCGCCTGCGCCCCGTACTCCAGCAATGGACAACCGACACAGGAGGCGGGGAGGCTGGCCTCGAAGATAGCCGACGACTTTATGGAGAAAATCCACAGCAACTCATCATCAGACAGTGAATATAAAG TGAAAGAGGAGGGGGACAGGGAaatctccagcagcagagacagcCCCCAGGTCCGGCTGAAGAAGCCCAGGAAGGCCCGGACGGCCTTCACAGACCACCAGCTAGCGCAGCTGGAGCGCAGCTTCGAGCGGCAGAAGTACCTGAGCGTCCAGGACCGCATGGAGCTGGCGGCCTCTCTCAACCTGACCGACACGCAGGTCAAGACCTGGTACCAGAACCGGAG GACAAAGTGGAAGAGGCAGACTGCGGTGGGCTTGGAGCTGCTGGCGGAAGCTGGAAACTACTCCGCCCTGCAGAGGATGTTCCCGTCCCCGTACTTCTACCCGCAGAGCCTGGTGTCCAACCTAGACCCCGGAGCCGCCCTCTACTTGTACAGAGGCCCCTCGGCGCCCCCGCCGGCCTTGCAGAGGCCCCTGGTGCCGCGAATCCTTCTG